A stretch of Homo sapiens chromosome 12, GRCh38.p14 Primary Assembly DNA encodes these proteins:
- the SCNN1A gene encoding epithelial sodium channel subunit alpha isoform 1 (isoform 1 is encoded by transcript variant 1), translated as MEGNKLEEQDSSPPQSTPGLMKGNKREEQGLGPEPAAPQQPTAEEEALIEFHRSYRELFEFFCNNTTIHGAIRLVCSQHNRMKTAFWAVLWLCTFGMMYWQFGLLFGEYFSYPVSLNINLNSDKLVFPAVTICTLNPYRYPEIKEELEELDRITEQTLFDLYKYSSFTTLVAGSRSRRDLRGTLPHPLQRLRVPPPPHGARRARSVASSLRDNNPQVDWKDWKIGFQLCNQNKSDCFYQTYSSGVDAVREWYRFHYINILSRLPETLPSLEEDTLGNFIFACRFNQVSCNQANYSHFHHPMYGNCYTFNDKNNSNLWMSSMPGINNGLSLMLRAEQNDFIPLLSTVTGARVMVHGQDEPAFMDDGGFNLRPGVETSISMRKETLDRLGGDYGDCTKNGSDVPVENLYPSKYTQQVCIHSCFQESMIKECGCAYIFYPRPQNVEYCDYRKHSSWGYCYYKLQVDFSSDHLGCFTKCRKPCSVTSYQLSAGYSRWPSVTSQEWVFQMLSRQNNYTVNNKRNGVAKVNIFFKELNYKTNSESPSVTMVTLLSNLGSQWSLWFGSSVLSVVEMAELVFDLLVIMFLMLLRRFRSRYWSPGRGGRGAQEVASTLASSPPSHFCPHPMSLSLSQPGPAPSPALTAPPPAYATLGPRPSPGGSAGASSSTCPLGGP; from the exons ATGGAGGGGAACAAGCTGGAGGAGCAGGACTCTAGCCCTCCACAGTCCACTCCAGGGCTCATGAAGGGGAACAAGCGTGAGGAGCAGGGGCTGGGCCCCGAACCTGCGGCGCCCCAGCAGCCCACGGCGGAGGAGGAGGCCCTGATCGAGTTCCACCGCTCCTACCGAGAGCTCTTCGAGTTCTTCTGCAACAACACCACCATCCACGGCGCCATCCGCCTGGTGTGCTCCCAGCACAACCGCATGAAGACGGCCTTCTGGGCAGTGCTGTGGCTCTGCACCTTTGGCATGATGTACTGGCAATTCGGCCTGCTTTTCGGAGAGTACTTCAGCTACCCCGTCAGCCTCAACATCAACCTCAACTCGGACAAGCTCGTCTTCCCCGCAGTGACCATCTGCACCCTCAATCCCTACAG GTACCCGGAAATTAAagaggagctggaggagctggACCGCATCACAGAGCAGACGCTCTTTGACCTGTACAAATACAGCTCCTTCACCACTCTCGTGGCCGGCTCCCGCAGCCGTCGCGACCTGCGGGGGACTCTGCCGCACCCCTTGCAGCGCCTGAGGGTCCCGCCCCCGCCTCACGGGGCCCGTCGAGCCCGTAGCGTGGCCTCCAGCTTGCGGGACAACAACCCCCAGGTGGACTGGAAGGACTGGAAGATCGGCTTCCAGCTG TGCAACCAGAACAAATCGGACTGCTTCTACCAGACATACTCATCAGGGGTGGATGCGGTGAGGGAGTGGTACCGCTTCCACTACATCAACATCCTGTCGAGGCTGCCAGAGACTCTGCCATCCCTGGAGGAGGACACGCTGGGCAACTTCATCTTCGCCTGCCGCTTCAACCAGGTCTCCTGCAACCAGGC GAATTACTCTCACTTCCACCACCCGATGTATGGAAACTGCTATACTTTCAATGACAAGAACAACTCCAACCTCTGGATGTCTTCCATGCCTGGAATCAACAACG GTCTGTCCCTGATGCTGCGCGCAGAGCAGAATGACTTCATTCCCCTGCTGTCCACAGTGACTGGGGCCCGGGTAATGGTGCACGGGCAGGATGAACCTGCCTTTATGGATGATGGTGGCTTTAACTTGCGGCCTGGCGTGGAGACCTCCATCAGCATGAGGAAG GAAACCCTGGACAGACTTGGGGGCGATTATGGCGACTGCACCAAGAATGGCAGTGATGTTCCTGTTGAGAACCTTTACCCTTCAAAGTACACACAGCAG GTGTGTATTCACTCCTGCTTCCAGGAGAGCATGATCAAGGAGTGTGGCTGTGCCTACATCTTCTATCCGCGGCCCCAGAACGTGGAGTACTGTGACTACAGAAAGCACAGTTCCTGGG GGTACTGCTACTATAAGCTCCAGGTTGACTTCTCCTCAGACCACCTGGGCTGTTTCACCAAGTGCCGGAAGCCATGCAG CGTGACCAGCTACCAGCTCTCTGCTGGTTACTCACGATGGCCCTCGGTGACATCCCAG GAATGGGTCTTCCAGATGCTATCGCGACAGAACAATTACACCGTCAACAACAAGAG AAATGGAGTGGCCAAAGTCAACATCTTCTTCAAGGAGCTGAACTACAAAACCAAttctgagtctccctctgtcacg ATGGTCACCCTCCTGTCCAACCTGGGCAGCCAGTGGAGCCTGTGGTTCGGCTCCTCGGTGTTGTCTGTGGTGGAGATGGCTGAGCTCGTCTTTGACCTGCTGGTCATCATGTTCCTCATGCTGCTCCGAAGGTTCCGAAGCCGATACTGGTCTCCAGGCCGAGGGGGCAGGGGTGCTCAGGAGGTAGCCTCCACCCTGGcatcctcccctccttcccacttctgcccccaccccatgtCTCTGTCCTTGTCCCAGCCAGGCCCTGCTCCCTCTCCAGCCTTGACAGCCCCTCCCCCTGCCTATGCCACCCTGGGCCCCCGCCCATCTCCAGGGGGCTCTGCAGGGGCCAGTTCCTCCACCTGTCCTCTGGGGGGGCcctga
- the SCNN1A gene encoding epithelial sodium channel subunit alpha isoform 3 (isoform 3 is encoded by transcript variant 3): MSSIKGNKLEEQDPRPLQPIPGLMEGNKLEEQDSSPPQSTPGLMKGNKREEQGLGPEPAAPQQPTAEEEALIEFHRSYRELFEFFCNNTTIHGAIRLVCSQHNRMKTAFWAVLWLCTFGMMYWQFGLLFGEYFSYPVSLNINLNSDKLVFPAVTICTLNPYRYPEIKEELEELDRITEQTLFDLYKYSSFTTLVAGSRSRRDLRGTLPHPLQRLRVPPPPHGARRARSVASSLRDNNPQVDWKDWKIGFQLCNQNKSDCFYQTYSSGVDAVREWYRFHYINILSRLPETLPSLEEDTLGNFIFACRFNQVSCNQANYSHFHHPMYGNCYTFNDKNNSNLWMSSMPGINNGLSLMLRAEQNDFIPLLSTVTGARVMVHGQDEPAFMDDGGFNLRPGVETSISMRKETLDRLGGDYGDCTKNGSDVPVENLYPSKYTQQVCIHSCFQESMIKECGCAYIFYPRPQNVEYCDYRKHSSWGYCYYKLQVDFSSDHLGCFTKCRKPCSVTSYQLSAGYSRWPSVTSQEWVFQMLSRQNNYTVNNKRNGVAKVNIFFKELNYKTNSESPSVTMVTLLSNLGSQWSLWFGSSVLSVVEMAELVFDLLVIMFLMLLRRFRSRYWSPGRGGRGAQEVASTLASSPPSHFCPHPMSLSLSQPGPAPSPALTAPPPAYATLGPRPSPGGSAGASSSTCPLGGP, encoded by the exons ATGAGCAGTATCAAG GGGAACAAGCTGGAGGAGCAGGACCCTAGACCTCTGCAGCCCATACCAGGTCTCATGGAGGGGAACAAGCTGGAGGAGCAGGACTCTAGCCCTCCACAGTCCACTCCAGGGCTCATGAAGGGGAACAAGCGTGAGGAGCAGGGGCTGGGCCCCGAACCTGCGGCGCCCCAGCAGCCCACGGCGGAGGAGGAGGCCCTGATCGAGTTCCACCGCTCCTACCGAGAGCTCTTCGAGTTCTTCTGCAACAACACCACCATCCACGGCGCCATCCGCCTGGTGTGCTCCCAGCACAACCGCATGAAGACGGCCTTCTGGGCAGTGCTGTGGCTCTGCACCTTTGGCATGATGTACTGGCAATTCGGCCTGCTTTTCGGAGAGTACTTCAGCTACCCCGTCAGCCTCAACATCAACCTCAACTCGGACAAGCTCGTCTTCCCCGCAGTGACCATCTGCACCCTCAATCCCTACAG GTACCCGGAAATTAAagaggagctggaggagctggACCGCATCACAGAGCAGACGCTCTTTGACCTGTACAAATACAGCTCCTTCACCACTCTCGTGGCCGGCTCCCGCAGCCGTCGCGACCTGCGGGGGACTCTGCCGCACCCCTTGCAGCGCCTGAGGGTCCCGCCCCCGCCTCACGGGGCCCGTCGAGCCCGTAGCGTGGCCTCCAGCTTGCGGGACAACAACCCCCAGGTGGACTGGAAGGACTGGAAGATCGGCTTCCAGCTG TGCAACCAGAACAAATCGGACTGCTTCTACCAGACATACTCATCAGGGGTGGATGCGGTGAGGGAGTGGTACCGCTTCCACTACATCAACATCCTGTCGAGGCTGCCAGAGACTCTGCCATCCCTGGAGGAGGACACGCTGGGCAACTTCATCTTCGCCTGCCGCTTCAACCAGGTCTCCTGCAACCAGGC GAATTACTCTCACTTCCACCACCCGATGTATGGAAACTGCTATACTTTCAATGACAAGAACAACTCCAACCTCTGGATGTCTTCCATGCCTGGAATCAACAACG GTCTGTCCCTGATGCTGCGCGCAGAGCAGAATGACTTCATTCCCCTGCTGTCCACAGTGACTGGGGCCCGGGTAATGGTGCACGGGCAGGATGAACCTGCCTTTATGGATGATGGTGGCTTTAACTTGCGGCCTGGCGTGGAGACCTCCATCAGCATGAGGAAG GAAACCCTGGACAGACTTGGGGGCGATTATGGCGACTGCACCAAGAATGGCAGTGATGTTCCTGTTGAGAACCTTTACCCTTCAAAGTACACACAGCAG GTGTGTATTCACTCCTGCTTCCAGGAGAGCATGATCAAGGAGTGTGGCTGTGCCTACATCTTCTATCCGCGGCCCCAGAACGTGGAGTACTGTGACTACAGAAAGCACAGTTCCTGGG GGTACTGCTACTATAAGCTCCAGGTTGACTTCTCCTCAGACCACCTGGGCTGTTTCACCAAGTGCCGGAAGCCATGCAG CGTGACCAGCTACCAGCTCTCTGCTGGTTACTCACGATGGCCCTCGGTGACATCCCAG GAATGGGTCTTCCAGATGCTATCGCGACAGAACAATTACACCGTCAACAACAAGAG AAATGGAGTGGCCAAAGTCAACATCTTCTTCAAGGAGCTGAACTACAAAACCAAttctgagtctccctctgtcacg ATGGTCACCCTCCTGTCCAACCTGGGCAGCCAGTGGAGCCTGTGGTTCGGCTCCTCGGTGTTGTCTGTGGTGGAGATGGCTGAGCTCGTCTTTGACCTGCTGGTCATCATGTTCCTCATGCTGCTCCGAAGGTTCCGAAGCCGATACTGGTCTCCAGGCCGAGGGGGCAGGGGTGCTCAGGAGGTAGCCTCCACCCTGGcatcctcccctccttcccacttctgcccccaccccatgtCTCTGTCCTTGTCCCAGCCAGGCCCTGCTCCCTCTCCAGCCTTGACAGCCCCTCCCCCTGCCTATGCCACCCTGGGCCCCCGCCCATCTCCAGGGGGCTCTGCAGGGGCCAGTTCCTCCACCTGTCCTCTGGGGGGGCcctga
- the SCNN1A gene encoding epithelial sodium channel subunit alpha isoform 2 (isoform 2 is encoded by transcript variant 2): MGMARGSLTRVPGVMGEGTQGPELSLDPDPCSPQSTPGLMKGNKLEEQDPRPLQPIPGLMEGNKLEEQDSSPPQSTPGLMKGNKREEQGLGPEPAAPQQPTAEEEALIEFHRSYRELFEFFCNNTTIHGAIRLVCSQHNRMKTAFWAVLWLCTFGMMYWQFGLLFGEYFSYPVSLNINLNSDKLVFPAVTICTLNPYRYPEIKEELEELDRITEQTLFDLYKYSSFTTLVAGSRSRRDLRGTLPHPLQRLRVPPPPHGARRARSVASSLRDNNPQVDWKDWKIGFQLCNQNKSDCFYQTYSSGVDAVREWYRFHYINILSRLPETLPSLEEDTLGNFIFACRFNQVSCNQANYSHFHHPMYGNCYTFNDKNNSNLWMSSMPGINNGLSLMLRAEQNDFIPLLSTVTGARVMVHGQDEPAFMDDGGFNLRPGVETSISMRKETLDRLGGDYGDCTKNGSDVPVENLYPSKYTQQVCIHSCFQESMIKECGCAYIFYPRPQNVEYCDYRKHSSWGYCYYKLQVDFSSDHLGCFTKCRKPCSVTSYQLSAGYSRWPSVTSQEWVFQMLSRQNNYTVNNKRNGVAKVNIFFKELNYKTNSESPSVTMVTLLSNLGSQWSLWFGSSVLSVVEMAELVFDLLVIMFLMLLRRFRSRYWSPGRGGRGAQEVASTLASSPPSHFCPHPMSLSLSQPGPAPSPALTAPPPAYATLGPRPSPGGSAGASSSTCPLGGP; encoded by the exons ATGGGCATGGCCAGGGGCAGCCTCACTCGGGTTCCAGGGGTGATGGGAGAGGGCACTCAGGGCCCAGAGCTCAGCCTTGACCCTGACCCTTGCTCTCCCCAATCCACTCCGGGGCTCATGAAGGGGAACAAGCTGGAGGAGCAGGACCCTAGACCTCTGCAGCCCATACCAGGTCTCATGGAGGGGAACAAGCTGGAGGAGCAGGACTCTAGCCCTCCACAGTCCACTCCAGGGCTCATGAAGGGGAACAAGCGTGAGGAGCAGGGGCTGGGCCCCGAACCTGCGGCGCCCCAGCAGCCCACGGCGGAGGAGGAGGCCCTGATCGAGTTCCACCGCTCCTACCGAGAGCTCTTCGAGTTCTTCTGCAACAACACCACCATCCACGGCGCCATCCGCCTGGTGTGCTCCCAGCACAACCGCATGAAGACGGCCTTCTGGGCAGTGCTGTGGCTCTGCACCTTTGGCATGATGTACTGGCAATTCGGCCTGCTTTTCGGAGAGTACTTCAGCTACCCCGTCAGCCTCAACATCAACCTCAACTCGGACAAGCTCGTCTTCCCCGCAGTGACCATCTGCACCCTCAATCCCTACAG GTACCCGGAAATTAAagaggagctggaggagctggACCGCATCACAGAGCAGACGCTCTTTGACCTGTACAAATACAGCTCCTTCACCACTCTCGTGGCCGGCTCCCGCAGCCGTCGCGACCTGCGGGGGACTCTGCCGCACCCCTTGCAGCGCCTGAGGGTCCCGCCCCCGCCTCACGGGGCCCGTCGAGCCCGTAGCGTGGCCTCCAGCTTGCGGGACAACAACCCCCAGGTGGACTGGAAGGACTGGAAGATCGGCTTCCAGCTG TGCAACCAGAACAAATCGGACTGCTTCTACCAGACATACTCATCAGGGGTGGATGCGGTGAGGGAGTGGTACCGCTTCCACTACATCAACATCCTGTCGAGGCTGCCAGAGACTCTGCCATCCCTGGAGGAGGACACGCTGGGCAACTTCATCTTCGCCTGCCGCTTCAACCAGGTCTCCTGCAACCAGGC GAATTACTCTCACTTCCACCACCCGATGTATGGAAACTGCTATACTTTCAATGACAAGAACAACTCCAACCTCTGGATGTCTTCCATGCCTGGAATCAACAACG GTCTGTCCCTGATGCTGCGCGCAGAGCAGAATGACTTCATTCCCCTGCTGTCCACAGTGACTGGGGCCCGGGTAATGGTGCACGGGCAGGATGAACCTGCCTTTATGGATGATGGTGGCTTTAACTTGCGGCCTGGCGTGGAGACCTCCATCAGCATGAGGAAG GAAACCCTGGACAGACTTGGGGGCGATTATGGCGACTGCACCAAGAATGGCAGTGATGTTCCTGTTGAGAACCTTTACCCTTCAAAGTACACACAGCAG GTGTGTATTCACTCCTGCTTCCAGGAGAGCATGATCAAGGAGTGTGGCTGTGCCTACATCTTCTATCCGCGGCCCCAGAACGTGGAGTACTGTGACTACAGAAAGCACAGTTCCTGGG GGTACTGCTACTATAAGCTCCAGGTTGACTTCTCCTCAGACCACCTGGGCTGTTTCACCAAGTGCCGGAAGCCATGCAG CGTGACCAGCTACCAGCTCTCTGCTGGTTACTCACGATGGCCCTCGGTGACATCCCAG GAATGGGTCTTCCAGATGCTATCGCGACAGAACAATTACACCGTCAACAACAAGAG AAATGGAGTGGCCAAAGTCAACATCTTCTTCAAGGAGCTGAACTACAAAACCAAttctgagtctccctctgtcacg ATGGTCACCCTCCTGTCCAACCTGGGCAGCCAGTGGAGCCTGTGGTTCGGCTCCTCGGTGTTGTCTGTGGTGGAGATGGCTGAGCTCGTCTTTGACCTGCTGGTCATCATGTTCCTCATGCTGCTCCGAAGGTTCCGAAGCCGATACTGGTCTCCAGGCCGAGGGGGCAGGGGTGCTCAGGAGGTAGCCTCCACCCTGGcatcctcccctccttcccacttctgcccccaccccatgtCTCTGTCCTTGTCCCAGCCAGGCCCTGCTCCCTCTCCAGCCTTGACAGCCCCTCCCCCTGCCTATGCCACCCTGGGCCCCCGCCCATCTCCAGGGGGCTCTGCAGGGGCCAGTTCCTCCACCTGTCCTCTGGGGGGGCcctga